In the Drosophila takahashii strain IR98-3 E-12201 chromosome 3R, DtakHiC1v2, whole genome shotgun sequence genome, one interval contains:
- the LOC108066794 gene encoding omega-amidase NIT2 — MNKASKIMRLVLLQLRGSKDKVANVQNAASKIEAAVKEHSPRLITLPECFNAPYGTKYFREYSETIPDGYTSQQLSSLAKKHQVYIVGGTIPELGENDAIYNTCTVWSPTGDLVAKHRKMHLFDIDVKGGIRFKESETLSAGNQFTTIDIDGHKLGIGICYDIRFEEMARLYRNAGCEMIIYPAAFNMTTGPLHWELLQRARANDNQLFVVTTSPARDPNAEYVAYGHSMVVDPWAKVQQSATEGEETVVADIDFSLVEQVRQQIPVFGQRRLDLYATERKTK; from the exons ATGAACAAAGCCAGCAAAA TCATGCGACTGGTGCTACTGCAACTGAGGGGCTCCAAGGACAAGGTGGCCAATGTCCAAAATGCCGCCAGCAAAATAGAGGCGGCGGTCAAGGAGCACAGCCCTCGATTGATCACTTTGCCCGAGTGCTTCAACGCTCCCTACGGCACCAAGTACTTCCGGGAGTATTCCGAGACCATTCCCGATGGCTACACCTCGCAGCAGCTCTCCAGTTTGGCCAAGAAGCACCAGGTCTACATCGTCGGCGGAACCATTCCGGAACTGGGCGAGAACGATGCCATCTACAACACCTGCACCGTCTGGTCGCCCACCGGTGACCTGGTGGCCAAGCACCGCAAGATGCACCTCTTCGACATCGACGTCAAGGGCGGCATTCGCTTCAAGGAATCGGAAACGCTCTCCGCAGGCAATCAATTCACCACCATCGACATCGATGGCCACAAGCTGGGCATCGGCATCTGCTACGACATCCGATTCGAGGAGATGGCCAGGCTGTATCGCAACGCAGGCTGCGAGATGATTATCTATCCGGCTGCCTTCAACATGACCACGGGTCCTCTGCACTGGGAGCTCCTGCAGCGAGCTCGTGCCAATGACAATCAGTTGTTTGTGGTCACCACTTCGCCGGCGAGGGATCCTAACGCCGAGTATGTGGCCTACGGTCATTCCATGGTGGTGGATCCCTGGGCCAAGGTGCAGCAAAGTGCCACCGAAGGCGAGGAAACTGTGGTGGCCGACATCGACTTTTCCCTGGTGGAGCAAGTGCGCCAGCAGATTCCCGTCTTTGGCCAACGACGCCTGGATCTGTATGCCACCGAAAGGAAGACCAAGTAA
- the Or85f gene encoding odorant receptor 85f, with product MEPVQYSYEDFARFPTMVFWLMGYDMLGTPKTRSRRILFRVFRFLCLASHSICVGFMIFRMVEAKTIDNVPLIMRYSTLVTYVINSDTKYATTLQRVAIQTLNSKLARLYPKTTPDRLYHRVNDHYWSKSFIYLVIIYIGSSIMVVIGPIITSIISYYTNHGFAYMHCYPYFIFDPEKHSVWIYLGIYALEWLHSTQMVISNIGADIWLIYFQEQINLHFRNIIQSLEDHTPSVENDHEDRQFLARIVDKQVYLVSMQNDLNDIFGGSLLLSLLTTASVLCTVAVYTLLQGVSLEGCTYVIFIGTSVMQVYLVCYYGQQVLDLSAEVAHAVYNHDFHNASIAYKKYLLIIIIRAQQPVELSAMGYLPISLDTFKQLMSFTYRVITMLRQMIQ from the exons ATGGAGCCAGTGCAGTACAGCTACGAGGATTTCGCTCGGTTTCCCACAATGGTTTTTTGGTTGATGGGTTACGATATGCTGGGCACTCCGAAGACCCGATCCCGGAGGATTCTGTTCCGAGTATTTCGCTTCCTTTGCCTCGCCAGCCACAGCATCTGCGTGGGATTCATGATATTTCGAATGGTTGAGGCAAAGACCATTGACAATGTACCGCTGATCATGCGATATAGTACGCTGGTCACCTATGTGATCAACTCGGACACCAAGTACGCCACCACCTTGCAACGCGTTGCCATCCAAACTCTGAACTCCAAACTGGCCCGACTATATCCGAAGACCACGCCGGACAGGCTGTATCATCGGGTGAATGATCACTACTGGTCAAAATCGTTCATATACTTGGTTATTATCTACATTGGCTCGTCGATAATGGTGGTCATCGGACCGATTATTACATCAATAATATCTTATTACACCAATCATGGATTTGCCTACATGCATTGCTATCCCTACTTTATTTTTGATCCCGAAAAGCATTCGGTTTGGATCTACTTGGGCATTTATGCTCTGGAGTGGTTGCACAGCACCCAAATGGTCATCTCGAACATTGGCGCAGATATCTGGCTGATTTACTTTCAGGAGCAGATTAATCTTCACTTCAGGAACATTATACAATCGCTGGAGGATCACACGCCGAGTGTGGAGAATGATCATGAGGATAGACAATTCCTGGCGAGAATTGTGGACAAGCAAGTTTATCTGGTCAG TATGCAAAATGATCTGAATGACATTTTTGGAGGATCGCTGCTGCTGAGCCTGCTGACCACCGCATCGGTTCTCTGTACAGTGGCGGTATACACCCTGCTTCAGGGAGTCTCATTGGAGGGCTGTACCTATGTGATTTTCATCGGGACTTCGGTCATGCAGGTGTACTTGGTGTGCTATTACGGTCAGCAAGTCCTGGATTTG AGTGCTGAGGTGGCCCATGCCGTGTACAATCATGATTTTCACAACGCCTCTATAGCTTACAAGAAGTACCTGTTGATAATCATTATAAGGGCACAACAGCCCGTGGAATTGAGTGCCATGGGTTACCTGCCCATATCGCTGGATACGTTTAAGCAG CTGATGAGCTTTACTTACCGCGTTATAACCATGCTCAGGCAGATGATTCAGTAG
- the RpL34b gene encoding large ribosomal subunit protein eL34 encodes MVQRLTLRRRLSYNTRSNKRRIVRTPGGRLVYQYVKKNKTVPRCGQCKEKLKGITPSRPSERPRMSKRLKTVSRTYGGVLCHSCLRERIVRAFLIEEQKIVKALKSQREALVKPVKAPKAKPDPKKKPAAGAKGTKAGAGKVSKAGPGGKGAAGKKPGQKPAAGKPRK; translated from the exons atggTCCAACGTCTGACGCTCCGGAGACGCCTGTCCTACAACACACGCTCCAACAAGCGCCGCAT TGTTCGCACGCCCGGTGGCCGTCTGGTTTACCAGTATGTGAAGAAGAACAAGACCGTGCCCCGTTGCGGCCAGTGCAAGGAGAAGTTGAAGGGCATCACCCCCTCCCGCCCCAGCGAGCGCCCCAGGATGTCCAAGCGCCTGAAGACCGTCTCGAGGACCTACGGAGGAGTCCTCTGCCACAGCTGCCTGCGCGAGCGCATCGTGCGCGCCTTCCTCATCGAGGAGCAGAAGATCGTGAAGGCCCTGAAGAGCCAGCGCGAGGCGCTCGTGAAGCCCGTGAAGGCGCCCAAGGCCAAGCCCGATCCCAAGAAGAAGCCAGCTGCCGGAGCCAAGGGCACCAAAGCCGGTGCCGGCAAGGTCTCCAAGGCTGGTCCCGGCGGCAAGGGAGCCGCTGGCAAGAAGCCCGGCCAGAAGCCAGCCGCCGGCAAGCCCAGGAAGTGA
- the LOC108066772 gene encoding protein FMC1 homolog, giving the protein MSGTKVLRSLLHELRQASPNGCIKDSLAARYVLAQYKKHSTTEQQVCKARNEATFLGQTYLTYLTSQRQYLELYKEFHGRGERSVRDTADLVGFKLPSDPK; this is encoded by the coding sequence ATGTCGGGAACTAAGGTGCTGCGCTCCCTGCTCCACGAACTGCGACAGGCTTCTCCGAATGGCTGCATCAAGGACTCCCTAGCGGCGCGCTACGTTTTGGCGCAATACAAGAAGCACTCGACGACGGAACAGCAAGTGTGCAAGGCCCGCAATGAAGCCACCTTCCTGGGCCAGACGTACTTGACCTACTTGACCAGCCAGCGGCAGTACCTGGAGCTCTACAAGGAGTTCCACGGGAGGGGCGAGAGATCCGTAAGGGACACCGCCGATTTGGTGGGCTTCAAGCTGCCCTCGGATCCCAAGTGA